The sequence GGCGTTGGGGTGTTCGCTGAGGTGGTCAATAAGTGCCTGTCCATCGCAAAAACTGGTCAACGCCCACGCGGGAAAATGCTTGGTGAAAGTCAGCTGAGCCAGATAGATATCGTCGTCATCATCGTCCACCAAAAAAATTGTCGACTGTGTCATTGAAGTGTGAAGCCGGTTCCTAAAAGAGGTAAGTTTTCGCAGCTAGTTTACTAAATGCCACCCCATTAAGTAGTTTACGAGGCGGTACAATGATCAAATATACGTCTATAAGCCCTAGAAACCTGTAACAACATGTTTGTTGGACTAGCCGATTGGGTTCAGACGCTTAAACTTTTTGAGTGTTAAACTCATCTAAGCTGAAAGCCGTTAACCAATTTAGCACCTGTTAAACGACAACCGTTATACGTTAGGTTCTGCATGGCGAACAGTTTCGTGTATGCTGTTTGCTGATCGGCCAACGAACCAATTCAACAATACCCAAATCAGAATGAAGAAACTACTGAGTGCCGGTCTTTTACTGCTTCTTTCGTTTTCATCGCTCATGGCTCAGAAAGATAAACGGGCCGAAGCTATTCTAGATGCTATGAGTGCCCGGTACAAAGCCCTGAATAGTTACCAGGCTACGTTTAGTTACGCGGCAGGTAGCGAAGCCTATAAAGGAGACATTTCGGTGAAAGGGCGCATGTTCCGGCTTAAGACGGCGGGGCAGGAAGTGTTTACCGACGGCAAAGTCATGTCGACCTACGTGAAAGAAGCCAACGAAGTCAATGTGCAGGACTACGACGCCAGCGCATCCGGTGATTTCAACCCGACCAAGATTTATTCGATGTACAAAAAAGGGTTCAACTACACATACCTGCGCGAGCAGAAAGTGGGGGGCCGCACCGTGGATGTGGTCGAACTGAAACCCGAGAAAAAGAACACGCAGATCACCTCCGTGCAGATCAGTGTCGACCGCGCCGACAAATCGGTGCGCAGTTGGCTGCTTACCGACAAGAGCGGCAAGAAAACGAGCTATACCATCAGCAAGTTTGTGCCAAACCCCAACTTGCCCGATAGCTACTTTGTGTTCGACAAAAGCAAATATCCGGGTGTAGAAGTGGTGGATTTGCGGTAGTCGCTTCCTCAAAATTTACGGCCGTTGCCGCGCAGGGCACCGTGTTGGATGATACGCCAGTTTGTCTGGTGATCAGTCAATACGGTGCCCTGTTTGCGTTTCGCACAACCGACGATGCCGCGCGTGCCAAATCGCGCTAACTTACCCACCACTTTTGTTCCCTTGCCTATGCCCCCCCTTCAGACCGAATTCCCGGCGGGTCGTTTGCTGTCCGTCGATGCCTATCGGGGCTTTGTCATGCTCCTGATGATGGGCGAAGTGTTGCATTTCGACCACCTGCACGAGGCCTTCCCCGGCAGCGGCTTCTGGGCCTTGCTGGCTTATCACCAAAGCCACGTCGACTGGTCGGGTTGTTCGCTGCACGATCTTATTCAGCCTTCGTTTTCGTTTCTGGTGGGTGTGGCGCTGCCCTACTCCATCGCCAGCCGGCAGCTGAAAGGGCAGTCGGCAGGAGTTCAGTTTGGCCATGCACTCCGGCGGTCGCTCATCCTGATCCTGTTGGGCATTTTCCTGCGCTCTACCCACGCCTCGCAGACGTATTTTACGTTCGAAGACACCCTTACGCAGATTGGGCTGGGTTATCCCGTTCTGTTTCTGCTGGGGTACGTTCGGCCACGGTGGCAGTGGGTCGCGCTGGGCGTGATTTTAGTTGGCTATTGGCTGCTGTTTGTTGGCTACCCGGCGCCCGGTCCGGCTTTTGCGTACCCCGCCGTGAGCGTACCCGCCGACTGGCCTCATCACTATACTGGGTTGATGGCCCATTTCAACAAAAACAGCAACGTAGCCTGGGCCTTCGACACCTGGTTTCTGAACTTGTTTCCGCGCGAAAAGCCGTTTCTGTTCAACGGCGGCGGCTACGCAACCCTGAGCTTCATCCCGACGCTGGGCACCATGCTGCTCGGTCTGATAGCCGGTCAGTGGCTACGGCTGAACCTCTCCCCGACCGATTTACTCCGCCGACTCGTACTGGCGGGATTCGTCGGGCTGGCGGCAGGTACGTTGTTCGAGCTACTGGGTATCTGCCCCGTCGTCAAACGCATCTGGACTCCGGCCTGGGTGCTGTTCAGCGGGGGGTGGTGCTTTTGGCTACTGGCATTTTTCTACGGCGTCGTCGATGTGGGGCAAAAGCAGCGCTGGGCCTTTCCACTCGTGGTCATTGGCATGAACTCGATTGCCATTTATTGCCTCGTGCACCTGATCGAAGGTTTTATCATCAACTCCTTCTACACTCATCTGGGGCACCGCCCTTTTCAGGTAGTCGGCGCGGCCTACGAACCCCTGCTGGTTGGCCTTACGACCCTGCTGGTTTACTGGCTGTTGCTGCTGTGGATGTACCGTCGGAAGCTATTTATTCGCATCTGACGATACCATTGGGCATCAGCCGGTTAGATAATACCAAGGCATCGACCAACGTACCTGCGCGGCCCCGCAGTTGCTGCTGCGTTCGGTAGAATGCCTCTCTGGCTGGCTTATCGCTTCACACACATCCGCCTTATGCGCCAATTAGCCCTGCTTCTCACCTGCGTTCTGGTCACCGGTTTTTGTTTCGGACAAGCCCGGCCCAAAGCCGACCAATGGATTGAACTCTTCAACGGAAAAGACCTTACCGACTGGGCTGTCAAGATTACGGGCCACCCGCTCAACGATAATTACGGCAACACCTTCCGGGTTCAGGACGGAAAAATGACGGTAAACTACGACCAGTACAAAGCGTTCGACGAGCAGTATGGCCATATCTTCTACAAGAAACGCCCGTTTTCGGCGTACCTGCTGGTGGTCGAATACCGGTTTGTGGGTAATCAGGTAGCGGGCGGGCCGGGCTGGGCCACGCGCAACAGCGGAGCCATGCTGCACGGGCAGGCCCCCGAAACGATGGGCCTTCAGCAGGACTTTCCGATGTCGCTGGAAATGCAGCTGCTGGGCGGCGACGGGCAACGCGAACGGCACACGGCCAACCTCTGCACGCCCGGCACCAACGTGGTGTATCAGGGCAAGCTTTTTACCCCGCACTGCGTCGATTCTCGCTCTAAAACCTACCACAGCGATCAGTGGGTGCATGCCGAAGCACTGGTGCTTGCCGACTCGCTGGTGCACCATATCGTGGAAGGCGATACCGTGCTGACCTACAGTAAACCGCAGCTTGGCGGCGGCAACGTACAAGGGCACGATCCTGCGCTGAAGAAAGACGGGCAGCCACTCCGTGAAGGTTACATTTCGCTGCAAAGCGAGAGCCACCCCGTCGAATTCCGACGTGTTGCCGTGTTTGATCTGGCTCCGTACATGAACAAACCAGCCGAACTCGCGGCTGTACTGCGGCGGCTACGTACCCGGAAATAGGGCCTACAGGTTGTCGTCCGGCGCGGGCAACAGCGCCGCCAGCTTTTTGGGCGCTACGTGCCGGTAAGCGGCTCGCAGCGCATCCAGCAAAGTCTCTTCGGCTACGTGTTGCAGGTTGATGAGGGTCCACCCCTGTTTGCCCCATTTATTGGGTACGGGGTAGATAACGGTCCGATCGAAGGTGCAGAACAGGTCCTGATCCATGTCCGACAGCTTGACACAGATCCGGTTCTCGTTGCGGTTTAGCGTCGCCATCACTTTCCCGCCCACCCGAAACGACAGCTTATCGAAATGGGGCTTTTCAGTAACCTCGGGAAGTGAGCAGGCCAATTGATGACATGTTTCCAGTTCGACCATACAGCAAATTACGTGTTTCTGATGGACCAAGCTAGCCAGCAGCCGTAACGTACCCACCGGATAACGGATAAACGGTTGCACCAAAACAATACGCGTGTACCTTGTTGTAAACCAACAAATCGACGGACATTAGTCAATGGACACGCAATCAATTCCAACGTTATATGACTGGGCGGGCGGCAACGAAAAGCTGGAACAGCTGACCACACTTTTCTACAGCAAGGTGCATCAGGATGCGTTGCTGGAGCCGGTTTTTCGGCATATGTCGCCCGAACACGCCCAGCACGTCGCCCATTTTATCGGTGAGGTTTTTGGCGGGCCAACGCGCTATACCCATAACGACCACGGTAGCCACGCCAGCATGGTCGCCCATCATATTGGCAAGCACCTCACCGAAGGCATGCGCAAGCGCTGGATGCATCTCCTGCTCGAGAGCGCCGATGAACTGGGCTTACCCAGCGACCCCGAGTTTCGGTCGGCGCTGGTTGGTTACCTGGAGTGGGGCAGCCGGATTGCCGTGCTCAACTCGACAGCTACCGAAAACCCCATCCAGCCAAACGAACCAATGCCTCGCTGGGGATGGGGCGTTCCGGGCGGGCCATATCAACCCTAGCCGTGTGCCGCTTGCTTACTGCCGACGCTGTGCCAGCAGCGCCTGCGGGCTAACCCAGGCAATGCCCGCGTACCGGTCGTTGTCGAGCGACTCGTGCTGCACACTGAACATGCTTTGCATATACTGACTTTGTTGCCAGCGCGGAAACACTTCCTGCTCGCCTTCGGGGTGGGCAGCCCGCTCCCGTTTGTTATAAGCCGCCAGTTCATCCAGCGAGCCCATACGCACCAGGTCAAATGCTTCGCCCATCGCCGCTTTCGTGATAGCCGCCAGTTCGTTGGGGCTGACCTGAAAATCAGCAATGCGCAGTATACGGGGCGTCGACTCGTCGAGGGCGGCGGCAGCGGTATAGGCGGCGGTGCTGTCCATCGTTGTGAAGTCGATGCGCCAGTCGGGGTTTTCCCAGTAGCCAATCTGCTTTTTCTTGACATCGAGCAGCGGCATGCCATAAAGCAGCAGGTCGGCAAACGCGCCGTTCAGAATCGAGGTGGTGGCAATGGCCTTCGTGTCGACTTGCCGCATGAAGTCGCGCCGAAGGTCGAAGTTGCGGTTTTCGCCATCAGGCTGTTTGGTAAAATCGCTCGAAAAATCGGAAGCGATAAACCGAGGTACACCCGCCGCCACCGCCGCATCGACCAGCCGCAACTGCGTATCCACGATCACGTCGTGCAGCCCCTGTAGCGACGATACCACGCAATCGACGCCTTCGCAGGCCTTCGTTAACTGCGCCAGATCCGATGGGTCAGCTTCGGCGATCTGCACGCCCTGCTGTTTCAGTTCCTCTACTTTTTGGGGGTCAGAACTCGGCCGGACCAGCGCCCGCACGTCGGCACCCCGTTTGCGCAGTTCCCGAACGATTCGTCCGCCCAGATTACCGGTTGCCCCGGCCAATAAAATTGTCGTTGCCATATGATTGGTTCGCATTCGTTGCTGTGTATTGAGTTACTACGTGTGGCGACGAATTGGCCACAAAGGTCGCGGGGGTTGGCCAGCGGCGGCTGCACATTCCTGCTGACTTCTTGCGAATTCCTGCTAATTGCCCTTACGCCCTGCCACGCTGGAAGGCCCGTGGCGTTACGCCCATAACCCGCTTGAACGCCGCCGAGAAATGAGCGGGCGTGGCAAAACCCAGCGCGTCGCTGATATCGGCCATGGTTGCCTCATCGGCCCGCAACCGCTGACAGGCCAGCCTGATTTTCCAGCCAATTACGTACTGGTACGGCGACATACCCGTTGTCTGCTTAAAGAGCCGGGCAAAATGGAAAGCGCTGAGGTTAGCCAGGCTGGCCATAATTTCCACCGTGATCAGGGCGTCGGCATGGGCTTCCAGGTACGTGTCGATCCGGCTCAGCACCGATGGCGCCAGCCGGGGTACGTGCGCAGGGCGCCGCTCGTAGCTGGCGTAGTGTTCGATCAGGTGGTAGCAGAGCGTATTGGTCATCGATTCGATGTACAGCAGGCTCAGCGCGTGTTGGGTGCCCACCGCCTGCAACAACTGCCGCCCTAGCTGGCCCAGCAACGCATCGTCGAACTGAAACCGGAACGGCAGCTTCAGATACGCCAGATCAAGGCTTTGCCGGGCCATCGTTTCCAGATGCTCATTGTCGATGAATAGATGAATTGTGTCGGCGGGTTTGTTCCAGGAAACCGCGCCGTATTCCCCACCCGGATACAGCCCCAACGTACCTGGCCGAAACAATTCCTGATGAAACTGACTGCCCTGCTGTTGCCGCACCAGCATCGGAGACTCACTCTGGTAAAGCAGCAACAGATGCTGTTCGTGAACATGCGCGGGCAGTTCCATCGCCGCCGACAGATGATGCTCCAGCCTGACGCCCCGCCAGGCCAGGCTTTCGCTGGTTGCCAACGCGGGGCGGGGATACAGTTCGGACACGTATTTCATTGAGCTAAGACGGCGACGCGAAAGGCAGTCATTGTATCAACCGATTTCACCGGTATTGGTTACTGGATTGGCAGACCGGGCAAGGCTGTAAAACGCAGCCACGCGCTGGTTGCTGGCCCTGCGGCGCAGAAAACCGAGGCGATTCGTTAGTAACGTCCAAACAAAATCGCCAATCAGGGCTTGTCAGGTAGGTACTTGATTTAAGCACTCATAAACATGAAACATTGGTTAATCACCGGTGCCTCGCGGGGCTTCGGTAAAATCTGGGCGGAAGCGGCCCTCAAACGCGGTGATAAAGTAGCGGCTACAGCCCGCAACACCGACGATATCGCTGACCTGGTAAGCACTTACGGCGACGCCGTTCTGCCTATTCAGCTGGACGTTACCGACCGGCAGGCCAACATCGACGCGGTACAGCAGGCGCATCAGGCCTTTGGCCAACTCGACATCCTGGTCAGCAACGCGGGCTATGGCCATTTTGGCGCGATCGAAGAAATCACCGAAGCCGAGGCCCGGCAGCAGCTTGACACCAACCTGTTTGGCTCGCTCTGGCTTATTCAGGCGGCCCTGCCCATCATGCGCGAGCAAGGCAGCGGGCACATCATCCAGGTATCGAGCGTAGGCGGGGTGGCGGCGTTTGCCTCACTCGGTATGTACCACGCGTCGAAATGGGGCATCGAAGCCATCTGCGAATCGCTGTCGCAGGAAGTGGCCGACTTTGGCATCCACGTAACGCTGATCGAGCCGGGCGGTTTCGACACCGACTGGCGGGGCGATTCGGCCAAACGCAGCCAGCCCATTGCCGCTTACGACCCCATTCGGGAGAAGCGGGCGCAGATGATGAAGAACACCACTCAGGGTAACCCCGAGGCTACTGCGGCGGCCCTGATGAAAGTTGTCGATGCCGAAAAGCCTCCCCTTCGGATTTTCTTCGGGTCGATGCCCCTCAAAATCGTGGAGCCAACGTACCAGAAACGCCTGGACACCTGGCGGGAATGGAACGCCGTTTCGGAAGAAGCGCAGGGATAATCCACAAAAAGCCGCAGGAAGTCATTTTCCTGCGGCTTTTTGTTGTTTCGGAACAGCCCATCAGGCGGGCGGATTCATCCGGTCGAAGGCCGCGCGCAGACCATCGGGGGTAGCGTTGGCCATTGCCTCGCTAAAGCCGTAGGTCAACTCGGTTTTGCCTTGTGTCAACTGCTCGAATACGGCGTCGATAAACCCACTTACGGGCGGCGCCTGATCGTGCAGGCCTTTCCCACCCAGATCGGTATTCAGTGCGGGCGGGATCAGTTCGATCACGTCGATGCCTTTGGGCGCCAGTAGGTACCGCAATGACAGGGTAAACGAGTGAAAAAACGCCTTCGTTGCCGAATAAACCGGCACCTTCGTCAGCGGCACAAAAGCCAGCCCTGACGTCACGTTCATCACGGTCTTCAGGGCTGGCAGGTTGGCAAACAGCGCCGTCAGGTGTAGCGGCGCTTCGATATTCACCGCGATTTCGTCTTTCGCCCGCTCATAAAACGCGTCGTCGGTAACCGACATCCACTGCTGGATCCCCGCGTTGTTCACCAGCACGTTCAGGTCGGCATGTTCGGCACGTACCCAGTCGTAGAGCGCCTGCCGGTCGTCGGCCCGCGCCAGATCACACACCCGCGTGATCACCGACGGAAACCGGGCCGCGACGTCGGCCAGCGCGGCTTCGCGGCGACCACAGATAATGACCGCGTTGTTTTCCTGAATGAACCGTTCGGTCAGGCCCAGGCCGATGCCCGACGCGCCGCCCGTAATCAGGATTTTGTTATTCGACAGATTCATGCGCTTGCGTTGTTCGACACGTTTGTGTCTTTTTTCCGATAAGCAAATAACCGCCCCCAATGGCCGATCGCAAACGCTTCATTAAAACTTCACACACAACATTGCGGCCAACCCGCTATCTTCATTAGTCAGTCACCTCTATGGGTATGTCTTCCCGATCGTTTCACCACCTGTTTCAGTTCGTTTGCTGGCTGGCTGTCACTTGGGCTGGTTGCGGCTCTGTTTGGGGGCAATCAGGGCGTTCCCGCCAACCCGACTCGACGTTCAGGCAACTAAAAGCAGCTCTGAACCGGGCCGTCGAGCAGCAGGATCTGCCCGCTGAAAACACCCTTCGGCAGCAAATCGGCCTCCTTTTTTACCATCAGGGCAATTATACCCAGGCGATTGATTACCTGCTTCAGGCCCAAAAGGGCTACCGGGCCGTGGGCGCCGGTGATGACCTAGCCAACAACCTGAACGAGCTGGGAACGGTCTACTATTACAATCGGCAGAGCGCCCTTGCCCGAAAGCAGTTTGACGAGGCACTGACCATTTACCGCCGCACGGGCAACCGGTCGGGCATTGCCCGGACGTATGGCCACATCGGCCACCTGTTCGAGAAAGAGCAGAACCTTGCGCAGGCATTTGCCTATCAGAAACGCGCCCTCGCCCAGTACCAAACTACGCAGGACGAAGCCGGGCTGGGCAAAATCTACGAGAACATCGGGAGCATTTTTGAGGATCAGGCCCGCTACGACTCCGCGCGGTACTATTACCAACACGCCCTATTGTTGAGCCAGAAAAGTGGCCGCACAGTCGATCAGCTCGAAATCATCAACAACCTCGGCGACCTCTACCGTAAAACAGGCCAATATGACTCGGCACTGACCTACTACCGGCAGGTGGTGGCTACCGCCCAACGGACGCAGGAGACTTACCAGCTCAACGGCGCCTACCGCGATTTGGGCAAAACCTATCAGCTCCTAAACCGCCACGACAGCGCCTACGCTTATTTTGAGCGGAGCCACGACCTCACCGACGAGTTGTATGCGGTGGGCAACAACCAGCAGATTGCCCTGTTGCAGACCCTCTTCGACGTTGAGCAGAAAGACAACGAGATTGCCCGGCTCAGCACCGAAAAGCGAATCAACACGATTTTGTCGCTAACCGCCGGGCTGGTCTTGCTCCTGTTGGGTGGCCTGGCGGCGGTCATTATCAGTCGGCAGCGGCTCAAGATTCGGAATGAACGCGCGCTGAACGAACAAAACCGGCAGATCTTCGACACCCAGCGCGCCCTGATGGAGGCCGAAATGACCAACCAACAGCTGGCCGAAGAGAACCTTCGCTACCAACTCGCCCTGCAAGGCAAAGAGCTGTCTTCACATACCCTCCACCTGATCCAGAAAAATCAGGTGCTTGAAGAACTCAAAAACGACCTGACGACCCTCCTCAACGACGACAAGCGAGACCAGCGGAAACAACTGAAACAACTGGTCCAGAAGATTGGGCAGAGTTTCAGCACCGACAAGAACTGGGACGACTTCCGGGCGACGTTCGATCAGGTTCACCCTCATTTCTTCACCGAACTGACCCGCCAGTTTCCCGAGTTGACGCCAACCGACCTTCGCCTCATTGCCCTGCTCAAGATGAACCTACCCTCGGGCGAGATGGCTACCATGCTGGGCATCTCGCCCGACAGCCTGCGTGTAGCCCGGTATCGGCTCCGCAAAAAGTTAGGGCTCGCCGAAGGTGAATCGCTCACCACGTACCTGCTCCGGTATGCGGCCCAGCCCACCGGCTCTCCGGCGGCTTCATCCTGAGGCAACAGTACGATAACAATAAGATAATGGCAGGATATTTACCCCCCAAACCACTGATTGTTAGCATCTTATATTTAAAATAGCAGTAATGTTGCTCTGCTGTTAACGGCGCGGGCGACGTTGTTGCTTTCTTGCTTACGGTTGTTAGTTGCCCCGCTGGCGACGGGCCATACACCTTTGTGGCGTCAATCGCTGGCGACACTGCTGGCAACCGTCATGAGATTATCTTCTTTCGTATGGCTCATTCTTGTACTGCTTCCTCTCGCCGGTTGGTCGGGTAGCATTCAGGGCAAAATACGCGATGCGGCCACGGGTGAGCAGGTCATCGGCGCCAATCTGATTCTGGAAAACACGAAGTACTACGGGGTATCGGGCCTGGATGGCAGCTACACCCTGCGCAACGTACCCGCCGGTACATACCGCCTCCGAATCAGCTACCTCACTTACAAAACCAGTGTCCGAGACCTGACCGTCGGCACCGAAGCGGCAGTCACCCTCGACATTGCCCTGGAATCGGCCGAGCAGACCCTGACGGAAGTGACCGTTATGGCTAAACGCGATGGGAGCAGTGATCGAAGCGCCCGCGACCTCGAACGCAACGCCCTCCAGGTGACCAACATCGTGTCGGGGCGCAGCATCGAACTCTCGCCCGATCTCACCGTCGCCAACGTCATTCAGCGCGTGTCGGGCATTTCCATCGAACGTAATTCCAACGGCGATGGGCAGTATGCCATTCTGCGGGGCATGGACAAACGCTACAACTACACGCTGGTGAACGGCGTGAAAATCCCTAGTCCTGACAACCGATACCGCTACGTTCCGCTCGACATCTTCCCGTCCGAATTGCTCGATCGGCTGGAAGTGTATAAGGCCCTGCTTCCCAGCCAGGAAGGCGACGCCATCGGCGGTGCGATCAACATGGTGATGCGTGACGCCCCCAACCAGCGAACGGTGCAGGCAAACCTGGCCACGGGGTATACTAGCCTCTTCGTCGACCGGCCTTTCACGAGTTTCGATACCCGCGCAATCAGTGCGCAGTCGCCCTATGAGCGCTTTGGCAACCAGTATAGCGCCACCGCCGCCGACTTCAACGCGGCCCCAAGCACCTACACCAACCGCCAGCCGACGCCCAATGTGCTGGGTGGCTTCGCCGTTGGCGATCGCTTCCTGAACCGGCGATTGGGGATTGTGCTGGCGGGCAGTTTTCAGCAGACGTACCGGGGAAGTAGCAGCCTGTTTTTCAACGGCGACGTGGTCGATACGCTACGCGGCGTGGTGCTGAGCCAGCAGGCCGAACGCCAATACTCCGAACGCCAGACGCGTTACGGCCTGCACAGCAAGGTTGATTTCCGGCTGTCGGATCGGCATAAGTTGCAGTGGTATACGGCGTTTATCAGCCTGACCAACGCGCAGATCCGCGACACCAAACAAACGCAGTTGGGTATTGGTGGCTACAGCGCCGAATTGGGCAATGCGTCGCTGTCCTTTGCCACCCGCTCCCGCCTCACCCAACAGCAGATTGCCACGAGCACGCTTCAGGGCACACACACCCTGGCCGAGGCGCTGAGCGTAAGCTGGTCTGGCGTGTATTCGCGGGCCACCAACAACGTACCTGACCAGACCAATATCCCGTTGTTGGGCATCCGAAAGGCGTTCGTCGAAACCCGCACGACGGTCAGCGATGGCTACCGGCGGTGGGAGCACAACACCGATCAGGACCTGGCCGCCTACCTGAACCTGACTTACCGACGGGCCGTAGCGGGCCTTCCAATCGAATGGATGGTGGGTGGGCTGTACCGCGACAAACAACGAACCAATTTCTACAACAACTACCAGCTGCGCCCGACTAATGCGCTGGCCCTGTTTGGCACCGATTTCACCGATTATAACCAGATTCGCTGGACGGTGCAGAACCCGCTCGGTTCGGTCGCATCGGCTTTGAACTACGACGCGACGGAGCAACTTTCGGCTGGGTACGTTCAGTTTCGCACCCTCGACCGTCCGCTGGAAGCCGTGGGCGGGGTGCGTGTCGAGCATACCAGCCAGGGCTACGCCATGAAATTCCCGATCGGTGAAGACTTTCCGACGGGTAGCCAGCTATACACCGATCTGCTGCCCAGCCTGCATCTGCGCTATCGGCTTAGCGACGGCCGCACCAACTGGCGGGCTTCTTACTTCCGGTCGCTGAATCGGCCGGGCTTCTTCGAGATTGTGCCGTATCGCATTGTCAACGAGGAGTATCAGGAACGCGGCAACCCCGGCCTGCAACGAGCCATCGCCGATAACATCGACCTGCGCTATGAGCACTTCCCGCGCCCGCTGGAGCAGTTTATGGTTGGTCTGTTTTACAAGCGCATTCAGAACCCAATCGAGTACACCCTGCAAAAAGACGCCATCCGCGGGCAGGACCTGTACTACGCCCCCGGCAACTTCGGCACGGCCACCAACTACGGGCTGGAACTCGACGCCATCAGGTACGTCCGGCAGTGGGGTCTGAAAGCCAACTATACCTACACGAACTCGAGCATCACCACGCCCAAGTCGAAGCGTATCCGTAATGCGCAGGGCGATCTACAGACCATTTCGGTGAGCCAGACCCGGCCGCTCTACGGGCAGTCGGCACACGTTGCCAACCTGTCACTGCTGTACAAAGACGCCAAACGTGGCTGGGACGCCCAACTGGCCGCCAGCTACACGGGTGAGCGCATCACCACCGTTTCGCAGTTTGTCGACAATGATCTCTGGCAGAAAGCCTTCATCCAGATGGACGCGTCGATCGAGAAGCGGCTAGCCGGAGGATTCATCCTGTTTGCGAAAGCCAACAACCTGCTGAACACACCCCTGGAGGTTTACATCAAAAATGGCAACGCCCAGAACACCGGCGTCCCCGAACAGAACCCGGCGGCCGGCCAAACCCTGATCCGGCGCGATGTCTACGGGCAATCGTACTTGCTGGGCCTCCGCTACAAACGATAACCACTTATCAATCAATAACCATGAAATACGGATTCATCATCTCAGCCTTACTGGCGGCAACGGCGTTCAGCTGCACCACCAAACAAGACAACAGCACTCCTGCGCCCGCACCTGTCGTGCAGGAAAACGTAGGCGGCGACGTATCGGGCGTTTGGACGGCCGGTGGCACGTATAAAATCACCAATCACCTGCAAATTTCGGAGGGTAAATCGCTCACCATTCAGGAAGGGGCCACGGTCCTGTTCAGCGACTCGACCCTAAAGCCGGAGTTTATCGTGAAAGGCAATCTCTACGTGTTGGGCACGGCTACCAACCCGGTAAAATTTACGGTGCCGGATGCCTGGAAGACCGCCAAAAACGAGTTTGGTAACCTGTGGGGCGGGATCATCTGCGGCCCTAAATCGGAGGAACTGCTGATCCAGAACGCCATTCTGGAATATGGCGGGGCCGTAACCACCGAAAGTTCGCCGTCGGTGAAAGCTGGTTTTTACAAAGCAGCCGCTGGCAACCACGTACCTGCCGTCAACTATTCGAACACCAATGGTAAGGTGGTGATCATCAACAGCCGCCTGAACAACCAGAACGAAGACGGCTTCTACCTCGAAGGAGGCAAAGTGATTCTGGCCAACAACCTGATCTACACGCAGGGGATATCGGGTGGCGACGCCATCAACATCAAATCGGGTGTGGTAGCCGACGTGGCGTTCAACACGATTTACAGCCCCAACACCAACGCCCTGAAACTGTCCAACACGGGCGACCGCAGCC comes from Fibrella aestuarina BUZ 2 and encodes:
- a CDS encoding SDR family oxidoreductase, which translates into the protein MNLSNNKILITGGASGIGLGLTERFIQENNAVIICGRREAALADVAARFPSVITRVCDLARADDRQALYDWVRAEHADLNVLVNNAGIQQWMSVTDDAFYERAKDEIAVNIEAPLHLTALFANLPALKTVMNVTSGLAFVPLTKVPVYSATKAFFHSFTLSLRYLLAPKGIDVIELIPPALNTDLGGKGLHDQAPPVSGFIDAVFEQLTQGKTELTYGFSEAMANATPDGLRAAFDRMNPPA
- a CDS encoding tetratricopeptide repeat protein: MSSRSFHHLFQFVCWLAVTWAGCGSVWGQSGRSRQPDSTFRQLKAALNRAVEQQDLPAENTLRQQIGLLFYHQGNYTQAIDYLLQAQKGYRAVGAGDDLANNLNELGTVYYYNRQSALARKQFDEALTIYRRTGNRSGIARTYGHIGHLFEKEQNLAQAFAYQKRALAQYQTTQDEAGLGKIYENIGSIFEDQARYDSARYYYQHALLLSQKSGRTVDQLEIINNLGDLYRKTGQYDSALTYYRQVVATAQRTQETYQLNGAYRDLGKTYQLLNRHDSAYAYFERSHDLTDELYAVGNNQQIALLQTLFDVEQKDNEIARLSTEKRINTILSLTAGLVLLLLGGLAAVIISRQRLKIRNERALNEQNRQIFDTQRALMEAEMTNQQLAEENLRYQLALQGKELSSHTLHLIQKNQVLEELKNDLTTLLNDDKRDQRKQLKQLVQKIGQSFSTDKNWDDFRATFDQVHPHFFTELTRQFPELTPTDLRLIALLKMNLPSGEMATMLGISPDSLRVARYRLRKKLGLAEGESLTTYLLRYAAQPTGSPAASS
- a CDS encoding TonB-dependent receptor, translated to MRLSSFVWLILVLLPLAGWSGSIQGKIRDAATGEQVIGANLILENTKYYGVSGLDGSYTLRNVPAGTYRLRISYLTYKTSVRDLTVGTEAAVTLDIALESAEQTLTEVTVMAKRDGSSDRSARDLERNALQVTNIVSGRSIELSPDLTVANVIQRVSGISIERNSNGDGQYAILRGMDKRYNYTLVNGVKIPSPDNRYRYVPLDIFPSELLDRLEVYKALLPSQEGDAIGGAINMVMRDAPNQRTVQANLATGYTSLFVDRPFTSFDTRAISAQSPYERFGNQYSATAADFNAAPSTYTNRQPTPNVLGGFAVGDRFLNRRLGIVLAGSFQQTYRGSSSLFFNGDVVDTLRGVVLSQQAERQYSERQTRYGLHSKVDFRLSDRHKLQWYTAFISLTNAQIRDTKQTQLGIGGYSAELGNASLSFATRSRLTQQQIATSTLQGTHTLAEALSVSWSGVYSRATNNVPDQTNIPLLGIRKAFVETRTTVSDGYRRWEHNTDQDLAAYLNLTYRRAVAGLPIEWMVGGLYRDKQRTNFYNNYQLRPTNALALFGTDFTDYNQIRWTVQNPLGSVASALNYDATEQLSAGYVQFRTLDRPLEAVGGVRVEHTSQGYAMKFPIGEDFPTGSQLYTDLLPSLHLRYRLSDGRTNWRASYFRSLNRPGFFEIVPYRIVNEEYQERGNPGLQRAIADNIDLRYEHFPRPLEQFMVGLFYKRIQNPIEYTLQKDAIRGQDLYYAPGNFGTATNYGLELDAIRYVRQWGLKANYTYTNSSITTPKSKRIRNAQGDLQTISVSQTRPLYGQSAHVANLSLLYKDAKRGWDAQLAASYTGERITTVSQFVDNDLWQKAFIQMDASIEKRLAGGFILFAKANNLLNTPLEVYIKNGNAQNTGVPEQNPAAGQTLIRRDVYGQSYLLGLRYKR
- a CDS encoding right-handed parallel beta-helix repeat-containing protein gives rise to the protein MKYGFIISALLAATAFSCTTKQDNSTPAPAPVVQENVGGDVSGVWTAGGTYKITNHLQISEGKSLTIQEGATVLFSDSTLKPEFIVKGNLYVLGTATNPVKFTVPDAWKTAKNEFGNLWGGIICGPKSEELLIQNAILEYGGAVTTESSPSVKAGFYKAAAGNHVPAVNYSNTNGKVVIINSRLNNQNEDGFYLEGGKVILANNLIYTQGISGGDAINIKSGVVADVAFNTIYSPNTNALKLSNTGDRSPQTYVVGYNNTIVNAGWRRPSIKGGSIWVEVGVRADLYNNLLVNDRFGIKRDPKNPEDKRSVVSNNYYYGFTQQGVDQFQPSTEIVAGTNDILGKKANDNDPKFVNFALDNPSLNQTYNPAWDFSLQAGSPALGKGITTFTRNHAAGITLNGTLYQSPAPASYVGAKGTK